Proteins encoded within one genomic window of Variovorax sp. OAS795:
- the mltB gene encoding lytic murein transglycosylase B has translation MRFFQSAPQRAAAALLLCACCAWSMGAQAQKTANGRAVKPVAGSTSYAARDDAMRFADEVAERRGIDRQWARTTIGSARYLPGVPRLMLPGPVGTVKNWQAYRSRFIDATRIAAGVRFWRANAQTLARAEAMYGVPAEIIVGIIGVETIYGRNMGNFRVIDALATLAFDFPQAHPRAAERQAFFRGELESFLSTESRTAEDPLRPVGSYAGAMGMPQFMPSSIAKYAVDFDGDSRIDLVDNPADVIGSVANYFKAFGWTPGMPAVYPVRFEEARLKKAVLLAPDILPSFSADSFVAAGAVPEGEGIRHKGLLALIELQNGADAPPTYVAGTRNFYVITRYNWSSYYAMSVLDLGQEVKAAMEP, from the coding sequence ATGCGATTTTTTCAATCTGCGCCGCAGCGCGCCGCCGCCGCCCTCCTGCTCTGCGCCTGCTGCGCCTGGTCCATGGGCGCGCAAGCCCAGAAAACCGCCAACGGCCGCGCGGTGAAACCCGTGGCCGGCAGCACGTCGTACGCGGCGCGCGACGACGCCATGCGCTTTGCCGACGAGGTGGCCGAACGCCGCGGCATCGACCGCCAATGGGCGCGCACCACCATCGGCAGCGCCCGCTACCTGCCCGGCGTACCGCGCCTGATGCTCCCGGGCCCGGTGGGCACGGTCAAGAACTGGCAGGCCTACCGCAGCCGCTTCATCGATGCGACACGCATTGCGGCCGGCGTGCGCTTCTGGCGCGCCAATGCCCAGACGCTCGCACGGGCCGAGGCAATGTACGGCGTCCCGGCCGAAATCATCGTGGGCATCATCGGTGTCGAGACCATCTACGGCCGCAACATGGGCAACTTCCGCGTGATCGATGCGCTCGCCACGCTGGCCTTCGACTTTCCGCAGGCCCACCCGCGCGCGGCCGAGCGGCAGGCCTTCTTCCGCGGCGAGCTCGAGAGCTTTCTCAGCACCGAGAGCCGCACCGCCGAAGACCCCCTGCGTCCCGTGGGCAGCTATGCAGGCGCCATGGGCATGCCGCAGTTCATGCCGAGCAGCATCGCCAAGTACGCAGTCGATTTCGACGGCGACAGCCGCATCGACCTGGTCGACAACCCCGCCGACGTGATCGGCTCGGTGGCCAACTACTTCAAGGCCTTCGGATGGACGCCGGGCATGCCCGCGGTCTATCCCGTGCGCTTCGAAGAGGCCCGCCTCAAGAAGGCCGTGCTGCTCGCGCCCGACATCCTGCCGAGCTTCAGCGCAGACAGCTTCGTGGCGGCCGGCGCGGTGCCCGAGGGCGAAGGCATCCGGCACAAGGGCCTGCTCGCACTCATCGAGCTGCAGAACGGCGCCGACGCGCCGCCGACCTATGTGGCGGGCACGCGCAATTTCTACGTGATCACGCGCTACAACTGGAGCAGCTACTACGCGATGTCGGTGCTCGACCTCGGCCAGGAGGTCAAGGCCGCGATGGAGCCATAA
- a CDS encoding N-methyl-D-aspartate receptor NMDAR2C subunit, with protein MAPAALLANWNAAWRALGLASADEALCTELQRRYGEPQRHYHTLQHLGECLAWFEREQALAERPGEVAIALWFHDAVYDVHAHDNEARSAEWARGAMLAAGAQPEAAERVHALVMATRHDAVPEGLDAELLIDIDLSILGAEQQRFDEYERQVHAEYAFVPEAVRLPRRRAILQRFLAREAIYTTPRMHALLELRARANLARSIAAMA; from the coding sequence GTGGCACCTGCCGCATTGCTCGCCAACTGGAATGCCGCGTGGCGTGCGCTGGGCCTGGCCTCCGCCGACGAGGCGCTGTGCACCGAGCTCCAGCGCCGCTACGGCGAGCCGCAGCGCCACTACCACACGCTGCAGCACCTCGGCGAATGCCTCGCGTGGTTCGAGCGCGAGCAGGCGCTGGCCGAGCGCCCGGGCGAGGTAGCGATTGCACTCTGGTTCCACGATGCCGTCTACGACGTGCATGCCCATGACAACGAGGCACGCAGCGCCGAGTGGGCGCGCGGCGCAATGCTTGCGGCCGGTGCGCAACCCGAAGCGGCCGAACGCGTGCACGCGCTGGTGATGGCCACGCGGCACGACGCCGTGCCCGAGGGCCTCGACGCCGAACTGCTGATCGACATCGACCTGTCGATCCTCGGCGCGGAGCAACAGCGTTTCGACGAATACGAACGGCAGGTGCACGCCGAATACGCCTTTGTGCCCGAGGCGGTGCGCTTGCCGCGCCGCCGCGCGATCCTGCAGCGCTTCCTCGCGCGCGAGGCGATCTACACCACGCCGCGGATGCATGCGCTGCTCGAGCTGCGGGCCCGCGCCAACCTGGCCCGGTCGATCGCCGCGATGGCCTGA
- a CDS encoding ABC transporter substrate-binding protein, which produces MKMRYTALALAAAMFAAQGASAGEAEAKKWIDSEFQPSTLTKDQQTAELKWFIDAAKKLQAKGVKEISVVSETITTHEYESKTLAKAFEEITGIKVKHDLIQEGDVVEKLQTSMQSGKSIYDGWISDSDLIGTHYRYGKIMNLTDYMAGTGKEWTNPGLDIKDFIGTSFTTAPDKKLYQLPDQQFANLYWFRADLFDRKDLKDKFKAKYGYDLGVPLNWSAYEDIAEFFSVDVKTIDGKPIYGHMDYGKKDPSLGWRFTDAWLSMAGTADVGIPNGMPIDEWGIRVGDDKCTPVGASVSRGGATNSPAAVYALTKYIDWMKKYAPKEATGMTFGEAGPVPAQGQIAQQIFWYTAFTADMTKKGLPVVNEDGTPKWRMAPGPNGPYWKQGMQNGYQDVGSWTFFSAHDANKTAAAWLYAQFVTAKSVSLKKTIVGLTPIRESDIQSKAMTDLAPKLGGLVEFYRSPARVAWTPTGTNVPDYPKLAQLWWKNVAEAVTGEKTPQKAMDNLAEEMDNVMARLERAGMAHCAPKLNAKGDPNKWLSDKNAPWKKLANEKPKGETIEYSKMLAAWKEGKVR; this is translated from the coding sequence ATGAAGATGCGCTACACGGCACTGGCACTGGCTGCGGCGATGTTCGCCGCGCAAGGCGCTTCGGCAGGCGAAGCCGAAGCCAAGAAGTGGATCGACAGCGAATTCCAGCCGTCGACCCTGACCAAGGATCAGCAGACCGCAGAGTTGAAGTGGTTCATCGATGCCGCCAAGAAGCTCCAGGCGAAGGGCGTCAAGGAGATTTCGGTGGTGTCGGAAACCATCACCACGCACGAGTACGAGTCGAAGACGCTGGCCAAGGCCTTCGAGGAGATCACCGGCATCAAGGTCAAGCACGACCTGATCCAGGAAGGCGACGTGGTCGAGAAGCTGCAGACCTCGATGCAGTCGGGCAAGTCGATCTACGACGGCTGGATCTCCGACTCCGACCTGATCGGTACGCACTACCGCTACGGCAAGATCATGAACCTGACCGACTACATGGCCGGGACGGGCAAGGAATGGACCAATCCGGGTCTGGACATCAAGGACTTCATCGGCACCAGCTTCACGACGGCGCCGGACAAGAAGCTCTACCAGTTGCCCGACCAGCAGTTCGCCAACCTCTACTGGTTCCGCGCCGACCTGTTCGACCGCAAGGACCTGAAGGACAAATTCAAGGCCAAGTACGGCTACGACCTGGGCGTGCCGCTCAACTGGAGCGCCTACGAGGACATCGCCGAGTTCTTCAGCGTCGACGTGAAGACCATCGACGGCAAGCCGATCTACGGCCACATGGACTACGGCAAGAAAGACCCGTCGCTCGGCTGGCGCTTCACCGATGCCTGGCTCTCGATGGCAGGCACGGCGGACGTCGGAATTCCGAACGGCATGCCGATCGACGAATGGGGCATCCGCGTGGGCGACGACAAGTGCACGCCGGTCGGCGCCTCGGTCTCGCGCGGCGGCGCCACCAATTCGCCGGCCGCGGTCTATGCGCTCACCAAGTACATCGACTGGATGAAGAAGTACGCGCCCAAGGAAGCCACAGGCATGACCTTCGGCGAAGCCGGGCCGGTGCCGGCCCAGGGCCAGATCGCACAGCAGATCTTCTGGTACACGGCCTTCACGGCCGACATGACCAAGAAGGGCCTGCCTGTGGTGAACGAGGACGGCACGCCCAAGTGGCGCATGGCGCCCGGCCCGAACGGCCCGTACTGGAAGCAGGGCATGCAGAACGGCTACCAGGACGTGGGCTCGTGGACCTTCTTCAGTGCCCATGACGCCAACAAGACCGCCGCGGCCTGGCTCTACGCCCAGTTCGTCACGGCCAAGAGCGTGTCGCTGAAGAAGACCATCGTCGGTCTTACGCCGATCCGCGAGTCGGATATCCAGAGCAAGGCCATGACCGACCTGGCGCCCAAGCTCGGCGGCCTGGTCGAGTTCTATCGCAGCCCGGCCCGCGTGGCATGGACGCCCACCGGCACCAACGTGCCCGACTATCCGAAGCTCGCGCAGCTCTGGTGGAAGAACGTGGCCGAGGCCGTGACGGGCGAGAAGACCCCGCAGAAGGCGATGGACAACCTGGCCGAGGAGATGGACAACGTGATGGCTCGCCTCGAGCGCGCCGGCATGGCCCATTGCGCGCCCAAGCTCAATGCCAAGGGCGATCCGAACAAGTGGCTGAGCGACAAGAACGCGCCCTGGAAGAAGCTGGCCAACGAAAAGCCCAAGGGCGAGACCATCGAGTACAGCAAGATGCTGGCGGCGTGGAAGGAAGGCAAGGTGCGCTGA
- a CDS encoding DUF2160 domain-containing protein translates to MFDWMVWTTPVAVFFSCIALMLVGMTVWEFKSPTTMRRGWLPIATTRGDRLFIGLLSAAYLNLVFIGLAGKFQEWLGLQAEPSIWVSFVLSMLLLALVMRKG, encoded by the coding sequence ATGTTCGACTGGATGGTCTGGACCACCCCCGTGGCGGTTTTCTTCAGCTGCATCGCGCTCATGCTGGTCGGCATGACGGTGTGGGAGTTCAAGTCGCCCACGACGATGCGTCGCGGCTGGCTGCCCATTGCCACGACGCGCGGCGACCGGCTTTTCATCGGGCTGCTCTCGGCGGCGTACCTCAACCTGGTCTTCATTGGCCTGGCGGGCAAGTTCCAGGAATGGCTGGGCCTTCAAGCCGAGCCCTCGATCTGGGTCAGCTTCGTGCTGTCGATGCTGCTTCTGGCGCTTGTGATGCGCAAGGGCTAG
- a CDS encoding carbohydrate ABC transporter permease — MPEKRFRKRSIFLVLYILFALLPIYWMVNMSFKTNEEIVSSFSFFPHELTWANYARIFTDESWYSGYINSLIYVAINTVISLTVALPAAYAFSRYSFLGDKHVFFWLLTNRMTPPAVFLLPFFQLYSTVGLMDTHLGVALAHLLFNVPLAVWILEGFMSGIPREIDETAYIDGYSFPKFFIRIFLPLIKAGVGVAAFFCFMFSWVELLLARTLTSVNAKPIVATMTRTVSASGMDWATLAAAGVLTIVPGAIVIWFVRHYIAKGFAMGRV; from the coding sequence ATGCCTGAGAAGCGCTTTCGCAAGCGCAGCATCTTCCTGGTGCTGTACATCCTGTTCGCGCTGCTGCCCATCTACTGGATGGTCAACATGAGCTTCAAGACGAACGAGGAGATCGTATCGAGCTTCTCGTTCTTCCCGCACGAGCTCACCTGGGCCAACTACGCGCGCATCTTCACGGACGAGTCGTGGTACTCGGGCTACATCAACAGCCTGATCTACGTGGCAATCAACACGGTGATCTCGCTCACCGTGGCGCTGCCCGCGGCCTATGCGTTCTCGCGCTATTCGTTCCTGGGCGACAAGCACGTGTTCTTCTGGCTCCTCACCAACCGCATGACGCCGCCCGCGGTGTTCCTGCTGCCGTTCTTCCAGCTGTACAGCACCGTCGGCCTGATGGACACGCACCTGGGGGTGGCGCTTGCGCACTTGCTGTTCAACGTGCCGCTCGCGGTGTGGATCCTGGAAGGCTTCATGAGCGGCATTCCGCGCGAGATCGACGAGACGGCGTACATCGACGGCTACAGCTTTCCGAAGTTCTTCATCCGGATCTTCCTGCCGCTCATCAAGGCTGGCGTGGGCGTGGCGGCGTTCTTCTGCTTCATGTTCAGCTGGGTGGAGCTGCTGCTGGCCCGCACGCTGACCAGCGTGAACGCCAAGCCGATCGTCGCGACGATGACGCGCACGGTGAGCGCCTCGGGCATGGACTGGGCCACGCTGGCCGCGGCGGGCGTGCTCACCATCGTGCCGGGCGCGATCGTGATCTGGTTCGTGCGGCACTACATCGCGAAGGGATTCGCGATGGGGCGGGTCTAG
- a CDS encoding sugar ABC transporter permease yields MNATNKPINQKAWWLVLPVLICVAFSAIVPLMTVVNYSVQDIISPERRVFVGTEWFASVMRDDELHQALWRQLGFSLSVLLVEIPLGICLALSMPAKGWKSSAVLVVVALSLLIPWNVVGTIWQIYGRADIGLLGHALQKLGVDYNYTGSATDAWLTVLVMDVWHWTPLVALLCFAGLRSIPDAYYQAARIDGASKFAVFRYIQLPKMRGVLMIAVLLRFMDSFMIYTEPFVLTGGGPGNATTFLSQYLTQKAVGQFDLGPAAAFSLIYFLIILLFCFVLYNWMQRVGTQEVEKEQ; encoded by the coding sequence ATGAACGCAACCAACAAGCCAATCAATCAAAAGGCCTGGTGGCTCGTGCTGCCGGTGCTGATCTGCGTGGCCTTCTCGGCCATCGTGCCGCTGATGACGGTGGTCAACTACTCGGTGCAGGACATCATCTCGCCCGAGCGGCGCGTGTTCGTAGGAACCGAATGGTTTGCCTCGGTGATGCGCGACGACGAGCTGCACCAGGCGCTGTGGCGCCAGCTGGGCTTCTCGCTGTCCGTGCTGCTGGTCGAGATTCCGCTGGGCATCTGCCTGGCGCTGTCGATGCCGGCCAAGGGCTGGAAGTCGTCGGCGGTGCTGGTGGTGGTGGCGCTCTCGCTGCTCATCCCGTGGAACGTGGTCGGCACCATCTGGCAGATCTACGGCCGCGCCGACATCGGCCTCCTGGGCCACGCGCTGCAAAAACTGGGCGTCGACTACAACTACACCGGCAGCGCGACGGACGCGTGGCTCACCGTGCTGGTGATGGACGTGTGGCACTGGACGCCGCTGGTGGCGCTGCTGTGCTTTGCCGGCCTGCGCTCGATTCCCGACGCCTACTACCAGGCGGCGCGCATCGACGGCGCGAGCAAGTTCGCCGTGTTCCGCTACATACAGCTGCCCAAGATGCGCGGCGTGCTGATGATCGCGGTGCTGCTGCGCTTCATGGACAGCTTCATGATCTACACCGAGCCCTTCGTGCTGACGGGCGGCGGTCCGGGCAATGCCACCACCTTCCTGAGCCAGTACCTCACGCAGAAGGCCGTGGGCCAGTTCGACCTGGGACCGGCGGCAGCGTTCTCGCTGATCTACTTCCTGATCATTCTCTTGTTCTGCTTCGTGCTCTACAACTGGATGCAGCGGGTGGGCACGCAGGAAGTGGAGAAAGAACAATGA